Proteins from one Drosophila gunungcola strain Sukarami chromosome 3R, Dgunungcola_SK_2, whole genome shotgun sequence genomic window:
- the LOC128266347 gene encoding uncharacterized protein LOC128266347, producing MDSDQTAQCVVYSVVVCVLLIIVGLLIFIVSVFVLGPVIDAVQVRIVEINETTTRDMEPVHDYDYD from the coding sequence ATGGACTCCGACCAGACAGCCCAGTGCGTTGTGTATTCCGTCGTCGTTTGTGTCCTGCTTATTATCGTTGGCCTCCTCATATTCATCGTGAGTGTGTTTGTCTTGGGCCCGGTCATTGATGCAGTGCAAGTCCGCATTGTAGAGATCAATGAGACCACCACCAGAGACATGGAACCCGTTCACGATTACGACTACGACTGA